In one Sphingobacterium daejeonense genomic region, the following are encoded:
- a CDS encoding DNA topoisomerase IB, producing the protein MFGFAPTHLDHIQVTGVDIKGRKQYIYHENWTNVRNVDKFSTLLPFGRNLPKLRNKINREIKRDKFDLQKVSALALKIIDLTSMRPGNSFYQKQNGSYGLTTLEKKHLILDQSSISFKYKGKKGVEQVKELKKKNLSKYLEELKSIPGKRLFKYYDAENKIHKLDASQLNAFLQKYFKNDISCKTFRTWNACYLSLEFLIKQGAVESEKEREKISKKLVEKVAHDLGNTVAVARKNYILPKIISEYINGNLNAWIHKTAKNPVSKNRIHKKLLKIITEG; encoded by the coding sequence ATGTTTGGATTTGCCCCTACCCATCTGGACCACATCCAGGTTACAGGTGTAGACATTAAGGGAAGAAAGCAATACATCTATCATGAGAACTGGACTAACGTCAGAAATGTTGATAAATTTTCCACTTTGCTACCTTTCGGAAGAAATCTACCCAAACTTAGAAATAAGATTAATAGGGAAATCAAAAGAGATAAATTTGATCTTCAAAAAGTCTCCGCTTTGGCGCTTAAGATTATTGATCTAACCTCCATGCGACCGGGAAATAGTTTTTATCAAAAACAAAATGGTTCTTATGGACTTACCACTCTAGAAAAAAAACACCTCATCCTTGATCAAAGTTCAATTTCTTTCAAATATAAAGGCAAAAAAGGAGTTGAACAGGTAAAAGAACTCAAGAAGAAAAATCTCTCCAAATACCTAGAAGAATTGAAATCAATTCCTGGAAAAAGACTCTTCAAATATTATGACGCTGAAAATAAAATACATAAACTGGATGCCTCTCAACTCAATGCGTTTTTACAAAAATATTTTAAAAATGATATTTCCTGCAAAACTTTCAGAACTTGGAATGCTTGTTATTTAAGTTTGGAATTCTTAATAAAACAGGGTGCAGTTGAATCCGAGAAAGAAAGGGAGAAGATATCCAAAAAATTAGTCGAAAAGGTTGCACATGACTTAGGAAATACCGTTGCTGTAGCTAGAAAAAATTATATTTTACCCAAAATAATATCTGAATATATTAACGGAAACTTAAATGCCTGGATCCATAAGACAGCAAAAAATCCTGTCTCCAAGAATAGGATTCATAAAAAATTATTAAAAATTATTACTGAGGGATAA
- a CDS encoding Rho termination factor N-terminal domain-containing protein: MQIKTKTELLAEAHSAGIKGRHKMRKDQLILSIRNNLK; the protein is encoded by the coding sequence TTGCAAATAAAAACAAAAACAGAATTACTTGCTGAAGCTCACAGTGCAGGCATCAAAGGAAGGCATAAAATGAGAAAGGACCAATTAATCTTATCCATTAGAAATAATTTAAAATAA